ACTATGACAACAGGAGCGATCGAGTTGGGTCCTATGTTCCACCTGGCAGAGAACCTAGTAATAGAGAGTCTGGTAGTAATATGTCGTGCATTGAGGATAGGTTTGATGCTACTGATGAAAATGTGAAAGAGATGCATACTGAGTTGTCCGGGATCGGTCCGAAAGCTGATGCCCAAGCAGTGTCGATCAAGCAACTTGAGCAGCAGTGTTATGCCCTGAGACTACAtcctgggtgggactggcactcgagaaccattgttgtccccaagcgaacccttggcctggcttaacttATAGTGGAAGACTTAAATAATAAGAAACAGTCTCAAAGGACAACTCATGCAATATCTTAAAGAAATATTAGACTAGCCgtaatggcaactcaagtcttaacatcaacaactgaaaatggaaagactaaagaactataactattcatctatgaagcctctaaaacaaagatggatgtcgggacaagacccccgatcatcctaacaattgaAGTACTAAACAATGTAAAAAGAGTCCTCCAGAAAGCAAGGatgctcaccaactgactctgagtgctcaactggatcaatgaggcactggatgttgatcctgattacctgtatctgcatcattaaaagatgcaggacaaatgacatcagtacattggaTGTACGAGCATCAGAGGGGAAAAACTAAatatgacataagcttgaaaggaatctgaaaagaacacttaccttagctttactcaactaatgaatactcaactcaaatgcgaagtaaaaacaacaataaaagtgCAGTTTAGACAAAGCATGTAAAATAGTAGATGACAACTCAATCTATTtaagaaatacaataacaactcggTTTACATATAAAGTGATATAATATTGTGGGGTTTCCCTAACCGACAACCATAACTAAGAGCTAAAGTGATGATGCAGTGTCTctcccacgctgccagaactctcttataccttgtcgtgatatagaacacctcaactaagtggatccactagtctatgttaaaagcactaaggaatcatctaaaaagtaagACCCTTTCTTACCCAcgatggctacatgatttatggagacttgagttattatgaacttgtcctcatatcagtgctcaatactactcccaaaatatactcagctcatatgttttaataataaaagctctttctgtggtttgatataattactcaaaaattagctcaaaggctctcttggaaatcggtgtttcctttcttgtgtaaatgtgaaaacatttcaaatCTAAGGAATACGTAGTTcccatataatattttgaagaaatgaaactttactcttactctttactcaactcaaaactcaagcctcaaaacaaagttaaaacatatgTAAAAGACTTTTAGAAAAATCtatgaacttttcttgacttgactcttaattttccttgaattgaattatggattcaaggctcatgatctcatgtaatGGATggtttcatgatgtttagacgtaccttagagtgtagaaatcaactaggaAACTTAGGTACGTTGCTAGGGAACtcaaacggaaagaagtgggaaaaggTAGAAGGCCTGGCGACCCTAGTGCTCTGAGAGGCGAGGAGCGCCAGCCTTGAAACTTCAGACACTGgcttggggcgctctggctggcgcggcaTCCCAAAGGCCAAATTTCATGAACCCCTTTGGGGCGCTCTGAGATGCGCAGCACCCCAGCCTCTTCCCaaaatttttgatgaaatttcttgctcgtttttcaactctaaaccctctagattTGATTGGTTCTTTCCtcaaacacttagattcgactATAAAACCAATATATGTAggaatctactcaaaaacacacctaatttcatgaatcaaactcaagaaacatctcaataacttcaacaacaagaacccacaagaacttaaacaaatttcatcaagaactcataatattttctttcaagaacacaattacgctgaattgaatcatgattggtgtgtgggtgaactaacatAACGCTATGTTATatcacatacctcataggattgaatccttggtaAAATCCACAACACAATTTGCAAGAAgttgacgaatcttgaactttttttcctcctttctcctcttttctcttttctccaagccttAGCGTGTTTTGGTAAATGTGCAAAttgatctaattctgattataccccaattaaacttccaaaaactaaattaattaattgggtatggaaaagaccaaaatacccttccaaaatcctgTTTTGACTTTCCATATCTAgatagcccaacttcaaatggacatatctcatccatacaaactcagaattgagcaaactcgacggcgttggaaagataattcaaagatatttcctacggtatcttgtagcacacctaaatcatcctgatctaggagttatggtcacaTGAAGTAGactcaaaactcaacttaacataacctaaccaattttccagatttttcattctttccaaaaacgactctttctaattctagttctttcaaatagcgaggtgttacaaaatctcccccttgggaacattcgtcctcaaatgataTTACTCTaagtaggctaagggtgtaacatacATTCGGCtaaaacacccaacaagcaaatctaTTGCATTAAACATGTCAATTTAAaaagtactaagaagagaattagtaccttgatctggaatttctctaagctcaaagagatgtggatatctcttcttcatatcctcctcagcttcccaagtagcttcatCAATAAACTAATTTCTCccaagaactttgactgatgttACTTctttagtcctcaacttgcgaacttggcgatctagaatctgaacagaaATCTCcccataagataagctatccttaataccaatatattcagttggtatgataGGTGAAGGATCtctcatgcacttcttcaacatggaaacatgaaataccagatgaaccgttgctaactcttggggtagctctaactcataagctacactACAAACCCTCTTGGATATTCTATAAGAGTCAATATACCAAGGgataagcttccccttcttatcaaatctcataacaccattcatgggtgaaactttcaagtatacccaatcatctacctTAAACTCTAACTCCCTCCTCCTAACATcggtgtaggatttttgacaaCTTTGTGCTGTTTTCAACCCTTCTTGATTAattttcaccttctccatagcttgatgaactaagtgtGGTCCTATCAATccaacttcaccaacttcaaatcatccaataggagatctgcatcttctcccataaagagcttcatactgaaccatctggatgctagagtggtaactattattgtaagtgaactcaatgagaggtcggtgatcatcccaattttccttgaaatcaatcacacaggccctcaacatatcttctagagtctgaatagtgtgctctgcttgaccatctgtccgcggatgaaaagtagtacttaagttcacctttgaacccaagcctgtTTTAAAAGACCTCAAGAACTGTGTAGTAAATTGTGctcctctgtctgaaataatcgATACTGAAACCCCATGAAGTTTgaccacctcttgaatatacaacttagtATAATCCTCTACTGAATGGGTGGTCTTTAtcggcaaaaagtgggttgatttggtCATTCGATCCagtcacccaaatagaatcatgctacctgcgagaccttggtaaacatgtgataaaatccatattgatcatctctcaCTTCTATTCCAGAAGTTCTATATTgtgagccataccaccgggcctttggtgttttactttaacttgttggcaattcagacacttagcaacaaactctgcaatgcccttcttcatattactccaccaataaacttctctcatatcgcgatacatctttgtggaacccgaatggatagaatatctggagctatgagcttcctccattctcctttcttggagttcatccacccttggtacacataACCTACCTTGATAACTCAATACACTATcttccccttgttcaaaagccattactttttgcttataaacattttccttcaattcaagcaaaatgggatcttagtcttgcttctctttaacttcaaacactaatgatgattcaaccccattcatcaacactactcctccttctgtggaatccattagtcgaactcctaagTGTTCAAGTCTGTGAGCATCTTTCACTaactcttttcttcctcaacatgggcggtactacctaTATACATCCTGCTCAATGCATCACCAACAACGTTAGCCTTACCTGgatgataaagaatactcatggcataatctttgagtaactctaaccaccttcattgttttagattaagctctttctgactaaacacatactgaagactcttgtgatcggtgaacacattcacatgaacaccataaagataatggtgccatatttttaaagcaaacactatGGCAACcaattctagatcatgggttgggtaattcttctcatgaactttcaactgtctggagacATAAGATATCACATTTCCattctgcatcaacacacaacccaaaccaactctagacgcatcgtaatatacaacaaagtcttgcgtaccttctggtaaggtcaattcttgaaagcttttctcacaaactTCAGaacattgaaacttcactgttttctgagtcaacttggtcaaaggggatgaaatagatgagaacctctttacaaaccttctataatatccagccgatcccaagaaactcttaatatcaattaaagatgtgggtctaggccaattctgcattGCATTTATTTTCTAAGTGTCAACTCTAATCCCATCACCGAAAATAATGTGACTCAAGAATGCACCAGACTcgagccaaaactcacatttagagaatttagcatacaactttTTATCCTTtcgagtttggagaactattctgagatggctggCGTGATCTTCCTCATCCCTCAAATAGATTAGAATGTTATCAATGAACACGATgacaaatatatctaaataaggcttgaatactctattcataaagtccatgaatgttgcaggtgcattggtaaaaccaaaggacataactaagAACTCACAATGACTAAAACGGGTCctaaatgttgtctttggaatatcacattcccttactaaactaatagtAGCCCGATCTAagatctatcttagagaaacaggtGGCACcttgaagctgatcgaaaagatcatcaattctcggaagaggatacttattctcgatggtaaccttattcaactgacaataatctatacacatcctaagggaaccctccttcttcctcacaaataagatcggagcaccccaaggtgagacacttggtcgaacaaagcccttatcaaggagatctttcaactattcttttaactctttcaactctgttggagccattctatatggtggaatagatatCGGACGAGTATCAGGAAGAGTATTTATAcagaagtctatctctctcaggagggactctgggtagatcatcaggaaagagttctggaaactcactcacaactggaactgactcgataggaggtgtctcaacactagagtcattaactcagaataagtgatagacacaacccttggaaactaactttctcaccttaaggtacgaaataaaatgacccttaggcactgctgaactactcctccactcaaAGACTAGCTCATTAGGAAATtggaacttaacaactcgagttttaaaatcaatggaggcataacaggcatgaagccagtccatacctagaatgatgTCAAAAtttaccatgtctaactcaactaaatcagccatggtgctcttatgattgacgaaaatggtataatcacgatagactctctcagctagaatagactccccaacaggtgtagaaacacaaaagggctcacaaagtttctcaggaagaacatcaaatctCATTTCAACATAAGgggtcacaaaagataaactcactCCTGGGTCTAACAAAGGATACACACtaagagtaaagactttgagcataccagtgacaacatgtGGAGAATTATCTTTCTcttggcgactggtgatagcataaagACGGTTTCCTCCTCTGGTACAAAAATTTTCACACCCTGTGCGGGACtaacactcgagaaccattgttggccccaagcgaacccttggtctggcatAACTTATAGCAGAAGACTTAAATAACAAGAAACAATCTCAAGGGACAACTCATGCAATATCTTAAACAAATATTAGACTAGCcgaaatggcaactcaagtcttaacatcaacaactgaaaatggaaagactaaagaactataactattcatctatgaagcctctaaaacaaagagggatgtcgggacaagaccccgatcatcctaacaactgaagtactaaaaaatgtaaaaagagtTCTCCGAAaatcaaggaggctcaccaactgactctgagtgctcaactggatcaacgaagcgctagatgctgatcctggttacctgtatcttcatcattaaaagatgtaggccaaatggcatcagtacattgaatgtacgagcatgcgaggggaaaactaaacatgacataagcttgaaatgaatttgaaaagaacacttaccttagctttattcaactcatgaatactcaactcaaatgcgaagtaaaaacaacaatacaAGTGCATATTATACAAAGCATGTAAAACAATAGatgacaactcaatgtatttaagaaatacaataacaactcattttacatataaagtaatataatacagtgggagtttctctaaccgataaccatcactatgagctaaagTAATGATACAATGTCTCACCCACACTGCGAGAACTGTCCAATACCTTGCCATGgtatagaacgcctcaactaagtggatccactagtctatgctaaaaagcactaaggaatcatctaaaaagtatgaccctttcttaCCCACGATGGCTACATAATTTACGGAGACTtcagttattatgaactcgaccccatatcggtgctcaatcctactcccaaaatatactcagctcatatattttaataacaaaaactctttctgtggtttgagattaatattactcaaaaactatcccaaaggctctcttagaaattggtgtttcctttcttatttaaatgtgtaaACATTTCAACTCtggggaatacttagttcccgtataatcttttgaagaaatgaaactttactcttactctttactcaactcaaaactcaagccttaaaacaaagttaaaacatttgtgaaagacttttagaaaactctatgaacttctcttgacttgattcttaactttccttgaattgaactatggattaaaggctcatgatctcgtgtttatggatgatttcatgatgtttagacgtaacttagagtgtagaaatcaccTAGGAAACGTAGGTACATTGCTAGGGAACtcaaacggaaagaagtgggaaaaggTAGAAGGCCTGACGACtttgagaggcgcggggcgccagccttGAAACTTCAGACACTGgcttggggcgctctggctggcgcggtGCCCCAGAGGACAAATTTCAGGAACCCCTTTGGGGCGCTCTGAGAGGTGTAGCTCCCCAGCCCCCTCCCTAGATTTTTGACAAAATTGTTTgctcatttttcaactttaaacCCTCTAGATTttattggttctttccccaaacacttagattcgactATAACACCAATATATGTAGGAATCTACTCAAATACACACCTAATttcatgaatcaaactcaagaaatgtcttaacaactttaacaatAAGAACCGACAAGAACTTAAACAAACTTCATCTAGAACTCATAatcttttctttcaagaacacaattacgctgaattgaatcatgattagcgcgtgggtgaactaacccaatgctatgtgatctcacatacctcataggattgaatccttggcgaaatccacagcCCAATTTGCAAGAACTTGACAaatcttgaactttttctccttttttctcctcttttctcttttctccaagccctagcatgTTTTGGTAAATGAGCAAACTGATCTAATTTTGATTATACCCTAATTAAACTTCCAaaagagaaattaattaattgggtatggaaaagaccaaaatacccttccaaaatccggttttgactttccatatctagacaacccaacttctaatggacatatctcattcatacaaactcagaattgagcaaactctgcagcgttggaaagataattcaaatatatttcctaTGGTATCTTACagaacacctaaatcatctttatctaggagttatggctgtttgaagttgacccaaaactcaacttaacataAGTTGAccaattttctagatttttcattctttccaaaaatgactctttctaattctaccTCTTTTtatagttctttcaaatagcaaGGTGTTACAAGAAGTTTAGTCAATTGTGCACTATTGTGAATCCACGCCAACCGGGCACTCTTCCCATTAACACCAACCGAAATCCAaaaaatgatgggcattgtatggcaatcACAACTTGTGGAGGAAAATATACTATTGATCCACCCATGCCATCTGATGTTGAGATAGTGGTAGAAAAAGATGTGGATGAGATGAAGGTTACTGGAGAGATGAAAGATGTTGTAGAAAAGGAGGATGACTTGACTCAGAAAGTTATccccatgcctagacctccacctcccttcccacagaggttagtgtAAAAGAATGAAGAGGGAAAGTACCACAGGTTCATAACTATGTTGAAACAGCTTTTCATCAATGTCCCGTTGATAGAAGCATTGGAGCAAATGCCTAGGTATGCAAAATTCATAAAGGACTTGGTGAACAAAAAGAAGGCAGACAGTTTTGAGACTGATGATAGGTGGTAGCATTGTAATGCCATTTCTACAAGGTCACTGGTGCAAATTAAAGAGGATCCTGGagctttcactattccttgCACCATCTATAAGTTGCACTTTGCGAAGGCCTTGTGTGATTTGAGTGCCAACATTGATTTGATGCCATTGTCGATCTATAAAAAGTTGGGTTTAGGAGCTCCAAAACCAATTGTGATGCGATTACTTATGGCTGATAAAACTGTGAAGAAGCCCATTGGAGTGCTCCAAGATGTCCTTGTGAAAGTAGGGTCGTTCATTTTTCCGGCAGActttgtgatacttgattgcGAGGTTGactttgaggttcccatcatcttaGGGCGACCATTCCTTGCTACTGGGCGTGCCTTAGTCGATATAGAAaaagggcagatgaagttcCAACTGAATAAGGAGGAGGTGTCCTTTAACATTTGTAGGTCTATGAAGCAGGAAAGTGATCTTAAATCAGTATCTCTGGTGAGTCACATTGTGGGACAATATTATGTCATGTCTAGTAAGGAGAACTTAGGGGCAGCCTTGCGCAAGGAGAAAAAGCACCATGATTAGAAGACTGAAAAGCGTGAATTTGCTCCCGGTGATCTGGTATTGTTATTTAACTCAAGGTTACGCTGGTTTCCTGGCAGattcaagtccaagtggacagGACCATTCAGAGTGGCCCAAGTGTCCCCACATGGAGTGGTTGATCTTGAGAAAAGGAAAGGTACAAGGTTCAAGGCTGACCAACGGAGGGTAAAAAGCTACATGGGGAATTCTGAGAGTGTCAATCCAGTGATAGGATCTTGGAACCTTGATTAAGTCTTAGTAATCAAGGTGTCTGCGCTGTGCCGCGATGTTTAATCAAGTGCTACTTTGGAGgtaacccaagatgtacaattttgccaactataggtttttcttttcgatATAGAagtttcctctttctttttgatttttttagctctttagataggtgtttatttttatgttttagtgttggctagacaTAGAATAGGGCACATGTCTAATAAAtatccagaaaatgtaaaaagaaagtccAAATGGTTGCTATGTGTGCAGGGACGAAAAGGCAAAATCTGTAGAAAATAGTTGTGCAatggtctacggaccccatctacggtccgttgGTCAAGACCGTGGATGgcgtccgtagatcccaggtaagttttctaatttttccatttgtgccacaggtttgcttcaccctatgctttacttttgatttttgtgcATTGAGGGCAATTGCActttattttgttgggggtaGGGTAAATGGTTTGTGACTGATAAGGTGAAgttaacccaactcataatcctcctTTGGGGTTTTCTTACCTATGCTCTTTTTCCCCAAAGGACTGTTTACTTTCATGTTGAACCAGCATATATAGGAATGTATGTGTAGGAGTAACTAGAAGAATGTAAGCATGATGGCATAaagagcatgaaattgatacCCGTCCAAAAGTTTTGAAATGTGCTAGATATATAGGcttgatgagttgaatgtgttggatctCAATATGACATGATAAGGAACTGGTTTGACCTCAtaacttaagctaaaacttgaactgggtaatctaataatctgataatgaaacaatgtaccaagtgtGTGAGAAAAGTTTGAATGTTCATACAGTATGTGCCAATCTAAaacttgccccgttggtcctgcTAAGGtaatctaggctagaagttgggaaatgatcataggcccttgttcgaATAAGTCAACTCAAGCCTAAAAAGATccaaccaaataaaataaatgttcccTTTGATCTAAATGTTTAAGCCTAATGTTGACCACTTCTTTCAATACACCAAATTCACCTTCCCTAAAATAATTGtcttggccccggtccctccttggacatgtgcaccttgacttaggccaaaagcctaagttgagggtggctaattcaAAAAGTACCTTGATCTTGGCTCTGGGGTCTGACAtcggatattgtgcacctcaactcatgcaaaatacataagttgacggtggctatgaaaaaggaaaccaaaataaaaagcgtatgaaaagagttttgtgttgaagagagaaaaaaaagaaaagatagaaaaagatgtgactttgtgcaaaagaagcaaaaagatgaATAACAAAAGTgctgaaagaaataaagaaacataaagtgaaagaaaaaaaagaaagtgaataATAATAGCTATAAAGTCGAAAGTCACATCGTACAAAAAGAATCAAGGGAAAGagcagaaaaataaaaagatgtcaAGAATTGGTTGAGAAGAGAGGTaaaaagccaatgtaatgtcaaggagagcataaagtcactaaaaagtacccaaatgtaccctacctgaccctgagcctacgttacaagctaagaaagtcctatagtgatcctagcaactagtttggaCACCTAGACAGTGAAAATAAAGGCAAGCCTATGGTGTTGAGCACTAATTGTACTTGAAGTCACTTCTGAGCGT
This genomic stretch from Solanum stenotomum isolate F172 chromosome 10, ASM1918654v1, whole genome shotgun sequence harbors:
- the LOC125841797 gene encoding uncharacterized protein LOC125841797; the encoded protein is MAITTCGGKYTIDPPMPSDVEIVVEKDVDEMKVTGEMKDVVEKEDDLTQKVIPMPRPPPPFPQRSLVQIKEDPGAFTIPCTIYKLHFAKALCDLSANIDLMPLSIYKKLGLGAPKPIVMRLLMADKTVKKPIGVLQDVLVKVGSFIFPADFVILDCEVDFEVPIILGRPFLATGRALVDIEKGQMKFQLNKEEVSFNICRSMKQESDLKSVSLVSHIVGQYYVMSSKENLGAALRKEKKHHD